One region of Permianibacter fluminis genomic DNA includes:
- a CDS encoding P-loop NTPase fold protein, producing MTRTAPTLDVNFLNDAPADDDYFSKYGGLGPHSRTADAIANLIIASNSGKSIGLEGEWGAGKSTIVNMVSRRLSRDLSEDVQVIVYDAWAHAGDPLRRSFLETIVAKLTEAGWLNREAWGNTLQEIRSRKERTTSKPKTEPTGIGYFFAFLLLMLPVTTTLLEGGLGKLAAFNLSYPVNWSFILGLFSFSPVAFIFIWSFYLRFVKNKKVFKLDNWEFITFAPNQHVESETTSTGEPTSIEFEKHFFDAMSDALGKHGNRKIVLVVDNLDRVDAQAAQLIWATLQVFLSHKERVNWKSQIWTIVPYAKSQLTKIWGAEEDDKFAIAESFLQKSLSIRFYAAPPILIGWKDYLTSLLYDAIPHNRHNEFHDIFIAYDFFGKKSYAFPTPRELKFFVNQICTIYIQWGGKFPLSHIAYFVIESMQRESISERMMNLVIPSDSATRLFGSELKRNMAAMLFNVDPDSGIEILLREPVQVSLFAEEGKGLEEILNAHGESFWLVLGRRISQSHGSSRELCLIASSLGSSGILSQDNEFVRRIHQQLKEGFGSITEWPDVDGYTAKALEMFFTISGEGFIVERTLKAIQRSLKSKSATYGESLAVAKEIIFAIVKIFSIQEVRGASVKDVGRFSIAGASPENWAQCCEYMHELLLGERDSIGWKIFEVGFSGKDYVSNVGESAVNSGKFSAEHLVSIDITGAILSDIPWGMFIGTIVSRLKSAQKLPADEVRNLLLGICKAERFLGSGQSAEFSAFCAGGNLYSLIEHAISRSEVTSLAAAVYVALVYSSTANTTRAVPHRNWKGEKDVLLAAMEFESTKLGGLVADVAIQMGGIPKLLNAVATSVSLNHLFLSGAVSTLTGYEGFASEVKLEDLSDNWFLLSRRLGRSLEVFIRAADIPNKICSEAFSSKYCGIYVSVININSLRTDRLVGFILDGISGITEGQWRSDLFGEGVCAELLVRLRELDVIQSIGGSFAVPYLEHVEFALSTPFQYSEETHRNWSILSTLLNEPEKNNLRALIKEATSAPGFTRYESLHKVYGRLINGG from the coding sequence ATGACCAGGACAGCGCCTACTTTAGACGTAAATTTTCTAAATGATGCCCCTGCAGATGATGACTATTTCTCTAAATATGGCGGACTTGGTCCTCACAGCAGGACTGCAGATGCAATTGCAAATCTCATCATTGCTTCCAATAGCGGTAAGAGTATTGGATTGGAAGGGGAATGGGGGGCCGGTAAGTCAACCATTGTAAATATGGTGAGCAGAAGACTTTCCCGAGACTTATCAGAAGATGTGCAAGTAATAGTTTATGACGCGTGGGCACATGCAGGAGACCCATTGCGGCGTTCATTCTTAGAAACTATCGTTGCCAAGCTCACAGAGGCTGGTTGGCTAAATCGAGAAGCGTGGGGCAATACACTCCAAGAAATTCGTTCCCGAAAAGAGAGAACTACGTCAAAGCCAAAAACCGAACCAACTGGGATAGGGTATTTCTTCGCATTTCTACTCTTAATGCTTCCGGTCACCACAACTCTATTAGAGGGCGGACTCGGCAAACTCGCAGCGTTCAATTTGTCATACCCGGTAAATTGGTCATTTATCCTCGGCCTCTTTTCATTTTCACCCGTAGCATTCATTTTTATTTGGTCCTTTTACCTACGGTTCGTTAAAAATAAAAAGGTCTTTAAGCTTGATAATTGGGAGTTCATTACTTTCGCTCCAAACCAGCATGTCGAATCTGAAACGACTTCAACCGGCGAGCCAACGTCGATTGAGTTTGAAAAGCATTTTTTTGATGCGATGAGTGACGCGCTTGGCAAACATGGAAATAGAAAAATTGTTTTGGTTGTCGATAACTTGGATAGGGTTGACGCGCAAGCGGCTCAGCTCATTTGGGCTACATTGCAAGTTTTCCTGTCACATAAAGAACGTGTCAATTGGAAAAGCCAAATCTGGACAATAGTTCCTTACGCAAAATCGCAGCTAACGAAGATATGGGGGGCAGAAGAGGATGATAAATTTGCTATTGCAGAGTCATTTCTTCAGAAGAGCTTGTCAATTCGATTTTATGCGGCACCTCCTATCCTGATCGGATGGAAAGACTATCTGACCTCCCTTCTTTATGATGCCATTCCCCACAATCGCCATAATGAATTTCACGACATATTCATTGCGTATGATTTTTTTGGGAAAAAATCATACGCATTTCCAACGCCACGAGAGTTAAAGTTTTTTGTAAATCAAATATGTACAATTTACATTCAGTGGGGCGGGAAGTTTCCGTTGAGTCACATTGCGTATTTTGTAATCGAAAGCATGCAAAGGGAGTCTATTTCTGAGCGAATGATGAATTTAGTTATTCCGTCAGATTCAGCGACAAGGCTTTTTGGCAGCGAACTAAAAAGAAATATGGCTGCTATGTTGTTTAACGTCGACCCTGATTCCGGTATCGAGATACTGCTTAGAGAGCCAGTTCAAGTTTCACTATTCGCCGAAGAAGGAAAGGGGCTTGAGGAAATTTTGAATGCGCACGGCGAAAGCTTCTGGCTTGTTTTAGGCAGGCGAATTTCTCAGTCTCATGGAAGCTCTAGAGAGCTTTGTCTCATAGCGTCAAGTCTTGGCTCGTCAGGTATTCTTTCCCAAGATAACGAGTTTGTGCGACGAATACATCAGCAGCTCAAAGAAGGGTTTGGGTCGATCACAGAGTGGCCGGATGTCGATGGGTACACGGCCAAAGCTCTTGAAATGTTCTTCACAATTAGTGGCGAAGGATTTATCGTTGAGAGAACCCTAAAGGCGATACAAAGATCTCTAAAGTCAAAATCGGCAACCTATGGCGAGAGTCTTGCTGTCGCAAAGGAAATAATTTTTGCAATTGTAAAAATATTTTCAATTCAAGAAGTTAGAGGGGCGTCAGTCAAGGATGTTGGAAGGTTCTCAATAGCAGGGGCATCTCCTGAGAACTGGGCTCAATGCTGTGAATATATGCATGAGTTGTTGCTGGGGGAGCGGGATTCAATAGGCTGGAAGATTTTCGAAGTTGGTTTTAGCGGTAAAGACTACGTTAGCAATGTCGGCGAAAGTGCCGTTAACTCAGGAAAATTTTCTGCTGAGCATCTAGTGTCAATTGATATTACCGGTGCGATTTTAAGTGATATTCCATGGGGTATGTTTATTGGCACTATAGTTAGCAGGCTAAAAAGCGCACAAAAATTACCAGCGGATGAAGTGCGCAATCTCCTTTTAGGCATCTGCAAAGCTGAAAGGTTTTTAGGTTCTGGGCAAAGTGCTGAATTTTCAGCCTTCTGCGCTGGTGGCAACCTTTATTCTCTCATCGAACACGCTATTTCCAGAAGTGAAGTTACTTCTCTTGCTGCTGCCGTTTATGTGGCGCTTGTATATTCATCCACCGCCAATACAACAAGGGCTGTCCCACATAGAAATTGGAAGGGTGAAAAAGATGTATTGCTTGCCGCTATGGAGTTTGAGTCGACCAAGCTTGGAGGGTTGGTCGCAGACGTCGCAATTCAGATGGGTGGTATCCCTAAACTTTTGAATGCAGTTGCAACAAGCGTTTCATTAAATCATTTGTTCCTTTCTGGCGCCGTCTCAACCTTAACTGGGTATGAGGGTTTTGCTTCAGAAGTTAAGCTTGAAGACCTGTCTGACAACTGGTTTTTGCTTTCGAGGAGATTGGGAAGGTCGCTGGAGGTATTTATTCGGGCCGCGGACATTCCGAATAAAATCTGTTCTGAGGCGTTCAGTTCTAAGTATTGTGGCATCTATGTTTCGGTGATAAATATTAATAGCTTGCGAACAGATAGATTGGTTGGGTTTATTTTGGATGGTATAAGCGGGATCACTGAAGGGCAGTGGAGAAGCGATCTTTTCGGCGAAGGCGTTTGTGCTGAACTTTTGGTCAGACTTCGCGAACTGGATGTTATTCAAAGTATTGGTGGCAGCTTTGCGGTGCCGTATCTAGAGCATGTTGAATTTGCACTCTCTACACCTTTTCAGTACTCAGAAGAGACACATAGAAACTGGTCAATTCTGTCGACGTTGCTTAATGAACCAGAAAAAAATAACTTGCGCGCGCTCATTAAAGAGGCAACTTCCGCCCCGGGATTTACTCGCTATGAATCCCTCCATAAAGTCTATGGTCGACTAATTAATGGTGGGTAA